Proteins from a genomic interval of Phycisphaeraceae bacterium:
- a CDS encoding helix-turn-helix transcriptional regulator, translated as MSIIVNIDVMLAKRKMSVTELAEKVGITMANISVLKNGKARAIRFSTLDAVCRALECQPGDVLEYRRDPD; from the coding sequence ATGTCAATCATCGTAAATATCGACGTCATGCTGGCCAAGCGGAAGATGAGCGTCACCGAGCTTGCCGAGAAAGTCGGCATTACGATGGCCAATATCTCCGTATTGAAGAACGGGAAAGCAAGGGCCATCCGATTCTCAACACTGGATGCGGTCTGCAGGGCTTTGGAGTGCCAGCCAGGTGATGTTCTAGAGTACAGGAGAGACCCTGACTAG
- a CDS encoding DUF2975 domain-containing protein — translation MASLKSQLTKRSSTAFLQGVIVLIGIGSLAFMLWEPHLEGRNVRATVFEIYFKDPFLAYVYLASVPYYVALYSGFKLLGYAGRNQAFSQASVRSLRTIKFCAISIIGFIAVSVLFMRLDDPDDRPVEVMLRIILTFACIVVATAAATFQRILQNAVDMKSENDLTV, via the coding sequence ATGGCAAGCCTCAAATCGCAGCTGACCAAGCGGAGCTCCACGGCGTTTCTACAGGGAGTCATTGTGCTCATCGGCATTGGCTCTCTCGCTTTCATGCTCTGGGAGCCTCACCTAGAGGGCCGGAACGTGCGAGCCACGGTCTTTGAGATCTACTTTAAGGATCCATTCCTGGCGTATGTGTATCTTGCATCTGTTCCATATTACGTTGCTCTCTATAGTGGTTTCAAACTGTTAGGGTATGCAGGACGAAACCAGGCATTCTCTCAAGCATCCGTGAGATCTCTTCGGACTATCAAGTTTTGCGCGATATCCATTATCGGTTTTATAGCAGTAAGCGTGCTGTTCATGCGACTTGACGACCCAGATGACCGGCCCGTTGAAGTCATGCTTCGCATCATCCTGACCTTTGCCTGCATTGTCGTCGCCACCGCGGCGGCGACGTTTCAACGGATTCTACAGAATGCCGTTGACATGAAGTCTGAGAACGATCTCACGGTGTGA
- a CDS encoding MOSC domain-containing protein — MPKLAVERAQVTPEGLVGDGHHDTKHHGGVDRAVCLFAMEVIDRLRAEGHPIGPGTIGENVTVAGLEWKAVAPGRVIEFAGGVVLEVTAYTTPCSTIRESFRGLEFNRVKQEQHAGDSRVYARVVREGELRVGETVWVRVSGLESCSAAQISADLREEHPSTAGPADADTRASGPDDPVRRS; from the coding sequence GTGCCCAAACTGGCGGTCGAACGCGCGCAGGTCACGCCCGAGGGACTCGTCGGGGACGGCCACCACGACACGAAGCACCACGGCGGGGTCGATCGGGCGGTCTGCCTGTTCGCGATGGAAGTCATCGACCGGCTCCGCGCCGAGGGGCACCCGATCGGGCCCGGCACGATCGGCGAGAATGTCACCGTGGCGGGTCTCGAATGGAAAGCCGTAGCCCCGGGCAGGGTGATCGAGTTCGCGGGCGGCGTTGTGTTGGAAGTAACGGCCTACACCACGCCGTGCTCAACAATCCGTGAATCGTTCCGTGGCCTGGAGTTCAACCGGGTCAAGCAGGAACAGCACGCGGGCGACAGCCGCGTGTACGCGAGGGTCGTGAGGGAGGGTGAGTTGCGGGTGGGGGAGACGGTGTGGGTACGAGTCTCGGGCCTCGAATCATGCTCGGCCGCGCAAATCTCCGCCGATCTCCGGGAAGAACACCCGTCGACTGCCGGGCCCGCCGACGCGGACACACGAGCAAGCGGCCCGGACGATCCAGTCAGACGTAGCTAG